CGCCCAGAACGGGAAGCGGCGTCCCTTCGGCAGTGGCTCCGTCCGCGTCTCGGGGGCGCTCACGAGCGTGCTCATGCCGAGGCTCCTTCCGCTGTGGCACCGGCGTCGAGCTGCCGGGTGACCTGCTTCTGCTCCAGCCGTTGCTCGAACCGGTGGACGACCTCGTAGGCGATGACGACCGCCAGGAGGATCACGCCCTGGATGATGTAGACGAGGGCCGGAGATACACCGGCCTGCAGCTGCAGACCGTCGGACGCCTTCTCCAGCCAGGACCAGAGCAGGGCGGCGAAGGCCATCCCCACCGCGTGGTTGCGTCCCAGGAGTGCCACGCCGATACCGATGAAGCCGACGCCCTCCTGGAAGTTGAGTCCGTAGCTGTGGTCGGCGCCGAAGAAGGCCGGCATGCCGATGAGCCCGGCCACGGCACCCGAGCCGATCATCGCGAAGAGCACCATGCGCGGCACCTTCACGCCGCTGGCGAGGGCCACCGTCTCGGACTCGCCCGTGGCGCGCACGTCGAAGCCCAATCGGGTGCGGTTGATGACGAACCAGTAGACGACGCCGACGATGATCGCCAGGACGAGCAGCGTGTAGACGAGGTTGGGCGCGTCGGGGACGAGTGGCAGCCCCTCGAGCTGACTCGACTGCGGGATGGTCGTCGTGTTGCGGGTGTTGCTCCCCTCGGCACGGTGACCCCAGGTGCGCAGTCCCCAACCGACGAGTCCCGCCGAGATCATGTTGAGCATGATCGTCGAGATGACCTCGGACACCCCGCGCTTGACCTTCAGCCAGCCGGCGATCCCGGCCCAGAAGCCACCGACGGCCATGGCGACCAGCATCGCGAAGATGATGTTCAGTGGCCCCGGGAGGTATCCCTGCCCGGCGAAGACCGCCGCAGCGAACGTGGCCAGCCGGTACTGTCCGTCGACGCCGATGTTGAACAGCTTCATCTTGAAACCGATCGCGACGGCGACGGCGGCGATGTAGTAGGTGATCGCGCTGTTGAAGGTGTTGACGAGCGTGCGTGGTCGCGGCTCGGACAGCAGCGTCTGCCACACGAGCCCGACCGGGTCCCCCACCGCGACGAGCACGATCGAGGTGACGACGAAGGCCACGACCACGGCCAGGAGTGGTGCCGAGAGGTTCAGCGCCAACCGGCGCGGGGAGAGCATCACGAGGCGTCCTTCCCGGCTCCGGTCATCGCACTGCCCAGCTGCTGACTGGTCACGCTCTCCGGATCGAACTCGTCGGTGAGCCGTCCGCGCAGGATGACCCGGATCGTGTCGGAGAGCCCGATGAGCTCCTCGAGGTCGGCGCTGATGAGCAGCACGGCAAGCCCCTCCCGGCGGGCTCGGCGGATGAGATCCCAGATCGCCGCCTGCGCCCCGACGTCGACACCACGGGTCGGGTGGCTGGCGATGAGCACCTTGGGGCGGTGGCTCATCTCGCGACCGATGATCAGCTTCTGCTGGTTTCCGCCGGAGAGCGACCCGGCGGTGACGTGGATGCTCGGGGTACGCACGTCGTAGTCGGCCACGATGCGTTCGGTGTCGGCACGTGCGGCGGCGGGGGTGAGGATCCCCCTCCGGGAGGAGGGGGCCTCGGTCTGGTGCCCGAGCATGCGGTTCTCCCACAAGGGCGCGTCGAGGAGGAGGCCCTGGCGGTGCCGGTCCTCGGGGATGTACCCGACGCCGGCCTCGCGGATGCTGCGCACGTCCCAGTCGGAGATGTCGGTCCCCTCGAGCGAGATCCGCCCGGCAGAGGGCTCCCGTACACCCATGAGGACCTCGACCAGCTCCGCCTGGCCGTTGCCCTCGACGCCGGCGATGCCGAGGACCTCGCCGGCCCGGATGCGCAGCTCCACGTCCGTCAGGAGCGTGCGCCCGTCACCGTCAAGGGTGACGCCCGCGGCCTCGAGGACGGCGCGATCGGTGACTGTCGACGCCTCGCTCTCGGGTAGCGGAAGCTCGCTGCCGACCATGAGCTCGGCGAGCTGGCGGGCGGTGACGTCGCCGGGCAGGACGGTGTCGACAGTGGTCCCGCGGCGGACCACGGTGATGCGGTCGGCGACGGAGAGCACCTCGTCGAGCTTGTGGGAGATGAACAGGACGGTGATGCCCTCCCGCTTCAGCTCGCGCAGGTTGCCGAAGAGCTCGTCGACCTCCTGGGGCACGAGGACCGCGGTCGGCTCGTCGAGGATGATGGTGCGGGCACCGCGGTAGAGGACCTTGAGGATCTCCACGCGCTGGCGGGCCCCGACCCCCAGGTCGGCGACGAGGGCACCGGAGTCGATGTCGAGGCCGTACTCGTCGGAGATCCGGTCGATCTCCGCTCGGGCCGCCGTGCCGATGCCATGCAGCTTCTCCGCCCCGAGGACGACGTTCTCGGTGACGGTGAGGTTGTCGGCGAGCATGAAGTGCTGGAAGACCATGCCGACGCCGTGCTTGATCGCGTCCGCGGGAGAGTGCAGCGAGACCTGGTCGCCGTTGATGCGGATGGTGCCCTCATCG
The DNA window shown above is from Janibacter sp. A1S7 and carries:
- a CDS encoding ABC transporter permease; amino-acid sequence: MLSPRRLALNLSAPLLAVVVAFVVTSIVLVAVGDPVGLVWQTLLSEPRPRTLVNTFNSAITYYIAAVAVAIGFKMKLFNIGVDGQYRLATFAAAVFAGQGYLPGPLNIIFAMLVAMAVGGFWAGIAGWLKVKRGVSEVISTIMLNMISAGLVGWGLRTWGHRAEGSNTRNTTTIPQSSQLEGLPLVPDAPNLVYTLLVLAIIVGVVYWFVINRTRLGFDVRATGESETVALASGVKVPRMVLFAMIGSGAVAGLIGMPAFFGADHSYGLNFQEGVGFIGIGVALLGRNHAVGMAFAALLWSWLEKASDGLQLQAGVSPALVYIIQGVILLAVVIAYEVVHRFEQRLEQKQVTRQLDAGATAEGASA
- a CDS encoding ABC transporter ATP-binding protein, yielding MSTTVPVPPSSTGAPSGELAVEVEGITKRFPGVVANHDVSFAVTRGTVHAIVGENGAGKSTLMKILYGVQRPDEGTIRINGDQVSLHSPADAIKHGVGMVFQHFMLADNLTVTENVVLGAEKLHGIGTAARAEIDRISDEYGLDIDSGALVADLGVGARQRVEILKVLYRGARTIILDEPTAVLVPQEVDELFGNLRELKREGITVLFISHKLDEVLSVADRITVVRRGTTVDTVLPGDVTARQLAELMVGSELPLPESEASTVTDRAVLEAAGVTLDGDGRTLLTDVELRIRAGEVLGIAGVEGNGQAELVEVLMGVREPSAGRISLEGTDISDWDVRSIREAGVGYIPEDRHRQGLLLDAPLWENRMLGHQTEAPSSRRGILTPAAARADTERIVADYDVRTPSIHVTAGSLSGGNQQKLIIGREMSHRPKVLIASHPTRGVDVGAQAAIWDLIRRARREGLAVLLISADLEELIGLSDTIRVILRGRLTDEFDPESVTSQQLGSAMTGAGKDAS